A genomic window from Cyanobium sp. ATX 6F1 includes:
- a CDS encoding alpha/beta hydrolase family protein produces MTLLHRTHRALALALASGALLAGAAQPAAALEEIQLRMPLLDTNFTIKLSELSNPDRLLAGTSDLAQLNQASNGAIGLKLVELLNSPLPLRTKAVMSESVGSPLVSQALLLVSALIGVDGVPINLTSMALESALQQASAKGTLTMLKVLQAMPGTTASIDLERGLFALKRLASQQQPADRLLAAQPAGSVSPALSKPGPLTVQRREASLSVPYRPEPLRLVVISPTQGANGRLALISHGLWDSPASFEGWARHLASHGYTVLMPYHPGSDKSQQQAMLSGKMPPPGPAELRQRPMDVSALIDGAAAGKLGLPPGLKTDSVVVLGQSWGATTALQLAGATPSAAMLQKFCGDVMNPSRNLSWVLQCSFLSSADRAGLSDPRVKAVVAVSPPMSLLFSAGAAKAMNARVLLVSGSRDFVVPAGPEAIVPMANEARALGGGHRLVLAKGGDHFNLGSPYAEAGGALRGLILAWVNGAFAAGAAAVPGPSAPSLLPPNGWGDATIPLADVTAQLKGWTP; encoded by the coding sequence ATGACCCTGCTCCATCGCACTCACCGCGCCCTGGCGCTGGCACTGGCATCCGGGGCCCTGTTGGCCGGCGCTGCCCAGCCTGCGGCGGCCCTGGAGGAGATCCAGCTGCGCATGCCGCTGCTGGACACCAACTTCACCATCAAGCTCAGCGAGCTGAGCAATCCTGATCGGCTGTTGGCCGGCACCAGCGACCTGGCCCAGCTGAATCAGGCCAGCAATGGCGCCATCGGCCTGAAGTTGGTGGAGCTGCTCAATTCACCCCTCCCCTTGCGGACCAAGGCTGTGATGAGCGAGTCGGTAGGTTCCCCGCTGGTCTCGCAGGCCCTATTGCTCGTGTCCGCCCTGATCGGTGTGGATGGCGTGCCGATCAACCTCACCAGCATGGCCCTGGAGTCGGCGCTTCAGCAGGCGAGCGCCAAGGGCACCCTCACCATGCTCAAGGTGCTCCAGGCGATGCCGGGGACGACCGCCTCGATCGACCTGGAGCGCGGGCTGTTCGCTCTCAAGCGCCTCGCCAGCCAACAGCAGCCAGCCGATCGCCTGCTGGCGGCCCAGCCGGCGGGCAGCGTGAGCCCGGCCCTCAGCAAGCCCGGGCCCCTGACGGTGCAGCGCCGTGAGGCGAGCCTTTCTGTGCCTTACCGGCCGGAGCCCCTGAGGCTGGTGGTGATCAGCCCCACCCAGGGGGCCAATGGCCGCCTGGCACTGATCTCCCACGGTCTCTGGGACAGCCCTGCGAGTTTTGAGGGTTGGGCCCGTCACCTGGCCAGCCATGGCTACACCGTGCTGATGCCATACCACCCCGGCAGCGACAAGAGCCAGCAGCAGGCCATGCTCTCAGGCAAGATGCCGCCCCCAGGGCCGGCCGAGTTGCGGCAGCGGCCCATGGATGTCAGCGCCCTGATCGACGGGGCGGCCGCCGGAAAGCTGGGGTTACCGCCAGGCCTGAAGACCGATTCCGTGGTGGTGCTCGGCCAATCCTGGGGGGCCACCACAGCGCTGCAGCTGGCCGGTGCCACCCCCAGTGCGGCCATGCTGCAGAAGTTCTGCGGGGATGTGATGAACCCTTCCCGCAACCTCAGCTGGGTGTTGCAGTGCAGTTTCCTGAGCTCCGCCGATCGGGCTGGACTGAGCGATCCCCGCGTCAAGGCGGTGGTGGCGGTCAGCCCGCCCATGTCGCTGCTCTTTTCCGCTGGCGCGGCCAAAGCCATGAACGCCCGGGTGCTGCTGGTGAGTGGTAGCCGGGATTTCGTCGTCCCTGCGGGGCCCGAAGCGATTGTTCCCATGGCCAATGAGGCCCGCGCCCTCGGAGGTGGTCACCGGCTGGTGCTGGCCAAGGGCGGTGATCACTTCAACCTGGGATCCCCTTACGCAGAGGCCGGAGGAGCGCTGCGGGGCCTGATTCTGGCCTGGGTTAACGGGGCCTTTGCCGCTGGGGCGGCCGCCGTTCCCGGTCCGTCGGCCCCGTCTTTGCTGCCGCCGAACGGCTGGGGTGATGCCACGATTCCCCTGGCCGATGTCACCGCTCAGCTCAAGGGCTGGACCCCCTGA
- the purT gene encoding formate-dependent phosphoribosylglycinamide formyltransferase → MASTTFPRTLMLLGSGELGKEVAIAAQRLGCRVIAVDRYAGAPAMQVAQVAEVVAMGDPEALKAVVRRHRPDLVIPEIEALAVDALAELEAEGLTVIPTARATAVTMNRDRIRDLAARELGLRTARFAYASSAAELAAAAEGLGWPVVVKPVMSSSGKGQSVVEAPGGIEAAWEAALAGARGAGAKVIVEEFLRFELEITLLTVRQWQGPTLFCPPIGHLQERGDYQCSWQPAELGEAQLATAQAMARRVTDHLGGAGLFGVEFFLCGDPGQEEVVFSELSPRPHDTGLVTLVGQNLSEFELHLRAVLGLPIPEIRSTGAAASRVILADRALERVAFEGVAEALMEPSTQVLLFGKPEARPLRRMGVALASGRDRAEAQGRADRAAARVQVVAAP, encoded by the coding sequence ATGGCCAGCACCACCTTCCCCCGCACCCTGATGCTTCTCGGCAGCGGCGAACTGGGCAAGGAGGTGGCGATCGCCGCCCAGCGCCTCGGCTGCCGGGTGATCGCCGTCGATCGCTACGCCGGCGCCCCGGCGATGCAGGTGGCCCAGGTGGCCGAGGTGGTGGCCATGGGGGATCCGGAGGCCCTCAAGGCGGTGGTGCGGCGCCACCGGCCCGACCTGGTGATCCCAGAGATCGAGGCCCTGGCGGTGGACGCCCTGGCCGAACTGGAGGCTGAAGGCCTCACCGTGATCCCCACGGCCCGGGCCACCGCCGTGACCATGAACCGCGACCGCATCCGGGACCTGGCCGCCCGGGAACTGGGACTGCGCACGGCCCGCTTTGCCTACGCCAGCAGCGCCGCCGAACTGGCCGCCGCCGCCGAGGGCCTCGGCTGGCCGGTGGTGGTCAAGCCGGTGATGAGCTCCTCGGGCAAGGGCCAGAGCGTGGTGGAGGCCCCGGGCGGCATCGAAGCGGCCTGGGAGGCGGCCCTGGCCGGCGCCCGGGGCGCGGGGGCGAAGGTGATCGTGGAGGAATTCCTGCGCTTCGAGCTCGAGATCACCCTGCTCACCGTTCGCCAGTGGCAGGGCCCAACGCTGTTTTGCCCGCCGATCGGCCACCTGCAGGAGCGGGGCGACTACCAGTGCAGCTGGCAGCCGGCTGAACTGGGCGAGGCGCAGCTGGCCACCGCCCAGGCCATGGCCCGCAGGGTGACGGATCACCTGGGGGGCGCCGGCCTGTTCGGAGTGGAGTTCTTCCTCTGTGGCGATCCCGGCCAGGAGGAGGTGGTGTTCTCCGAGCTCTCCCCCCGGCCCCACGACACCGGCCTGGTGACCCTGGTGGGCCAGAACCTGAGCGAATTCGAGCTGCACCTGCGGGCGGTGCTGGGTCTGCCGATCCCCGAGATCCGCTCCACCGGAGCCGCCGCCAGCCGGGTGATCCTGGCGGATCGGGCCCTGGAGCGGGTGGCCTTCGAAGGGGTGGCCGAAGCCCTGATGGAGCCAAGCACCCAGGTGTTGCTGTTCGGCAAGCCCGAGGCCCGGCCCCTGCGTCGCATGGGGGTGGCCCTGGCCAGCGGCCGCGACCGGGCCGAGGCCCAGGGCCGGGCGGACCGGGCCGCCGCCCGGGTGCAGGTGGTGGCAGCGCCCTGA
- the mraY gene encoding phospho-N-acetylmuramoyl-pentapeptide-transferase — MAAVLALLLLLGCLLSDGLARAPQLTPPLLIAALITALLGLWGVPRLRALKLGQVIRQEGPQAHHGKAGTPTMGGLLVVPVGVIVGGLVAPSDPRLVAVAALSLAFLAIGGLDDWRSLTKRTNTGLSPKGKLLLQALAALIFLAVAAHQGWIAGDVALPLGWVLPLGLLIWPLGLFVVLAESNGTNLTDGLDGLAAGCGAVVFTGLGLQLMLRGHEGDPALAGFSAAMAGAWLGFLVHNRHPARVFMGDTGSLAMGASLAAIALLSNSLWPLLLMGGVFLAESLSVIVQVWVFKATKGPDGQGKRVLRMAPLHHHFELGGASEQQVVVGFWATSLLLVMAGLVLLP; from the coding sequence ATGGCGGCGGTTCTGGCCCTGCTGTTGCTGCTGGGTTGCCTGCTGAGCGATGGTCTGGCCAGAGCCCCCCAGCTCACCCCTCCGCTGCTGATCGCGGCGCTGATCACCGCTCTGCTGGGCCTCTGGGGCGTCCCGCGGCTGCGGGCGCTCAAACTGGGCCAGGTGATCCGCCAGGAGGGGCCCCAGGCCCATCACGGCAAGGCGGGGACCCCCACCATGGGGGGCCTGTTGGTGGTGCCAGTGGGGGTGATCGTGGGGGGGCTGGTGGCCCCCAGCGATCCGCGCCTGGTGGCTGTGGCCGCCCTGAGCCTGGCCTTTCTGGCGATCGGCGGCCTCGATGACTGGCGCAGCCTCACCAAACGCACCAACACCGGCCTGAGTCCCAAGGGCAAACTGCTGCTCCAGGCCCTGGCGGCGCTGATCTTCCTGGCTGTGGCGGCCCACCAGGGTTGGATCGCCGGCGATGTGGCCCTGCCCCTGGGCTGGGTGCTGCCCCTGGGCCTGCTGATCTGGCCCCTCGGCCTGTTCGTGGTGCTGGCCGAAAGCAACGGCACGAACCTCACCGATGGCCTCGACGGGCTGGCGGCCGGCTGCGGCGCCGTGGTGTTCACCGGTCTCGGGCTGCAGCTGATGCTGCGCGGCCACGAAGGCGACCCCGCCCTGGCGGGCTTCAGCGCCGCCATGGCCGGAGCCTGGCTGGGCTTCCTGGTGCACAACCGCCATCCGGCCCGGGTGTTCATGGGCGACACCGGTTCGCTGGCCATGGGCGCGTCCCTGGCGGCGATCGCCCTGCTCAGCAACAGCCTCTGGCCGCTGCTGCTGATGGGCGGGGTGTTCCTGGCCGAATCCCTCTCCGTGATCGTTCAGGTGTGGGTGTTCAAGGCCACCAAAGGGCCCGATGGCCAGGGGAAACGGGTGCTGCGCATGGCGCCCCTGCATCACCACTTCGAGCTCGGGGGCGCCAGCGAGCAGCAGGTGGTGGTGGGCTTCTGGGCCACATCCCTGCTACTAGTGATGGCAGGACTTGTGCTGCTGCCCTGA
- a CDS encoding LCP family protein — protein sequence MSQAQPRPSSSSGRPAGGKVQKLRAKDRLDLPFAVDPGSLPNGASPSRSRGTVAVKTRPRKTGKLPLLPFGLGLVIGAALAGPIPQLLGPALAGLHQGSQLLGSVVSPAYKGRILVMGTDQVATNTDVMFTAQLKEGRTELTQVPRDTYIESETYGVLKANALFAAGGMPAVEQELGKLLGAPLERYLIVNLDAVQHLGDALGGVEVEVPKRMVYSDSRQGLYIDLYPGRQLLKGNDLEGFLRFRHDELGDLGRMERQKLVLAEVFRKLAQPSVLAQLPQLLRIAGQDIKTNLSPVELGNLLATLRTTKLATTRLSGQPFWHDDVSYWMPDLNPNHAAYVSQEPRP from the coding sequence ATGAGCCAGGCCCAACCCCGACCTAGCAGCAGCAGCGGCCGCCCCGCGGGTGGCAAGGTCCAAAAGCTGCGAGCCAAGGACCGGCTGGATCTCCCCTTCGCCGTGGATCCCGGCAGCCTGCCCAACGGGGCCAGCCCTTCGCGCTCACGGGGCACGGTGGCGGTCAAGACCCGCCCACGCAAGACAGGCAAGCTCCCCTTGCTTCCCTTCGGCCTGGGCCTGGTGATCGGCGCCGCCCTGGCTGGTCCGATCCCCCAGCTGCTGGGGCCAGCGCTGGCGGGACTGCACCAGGGCTCCCAACTACTGGGCTCCGTGGTCAGCCCCGCCTACAAGGGGCGCATTCTGGTGATGGGCACCGACCAGGTGGCCACCAACACCGATGTCATGTTCACGGCCCAGCTCAAGGAGGGCCGCACGGAACTCACCCAGGTGCCCCGGGACACCTACATCGAATCTGAGACCTACGGGGTGCTCAAAGCCAATGCCCTCTTCGCCGCCGGGGGGATGCCGGCCGTGGAGCAGGAGCTGGGCAAGCTGCTCGGTGCGCCCCTGGAGCGCTACCTGATCGTCAACCTCGATGCCGTGCAGCACCTGGGCGACGCCCTGGGGGGCGTGGAGGTGGAGGTGCCGAAACGGATGGTTTACTCCGACAGCCGCCAGGGGCTTTACATCGATCTCTATCCCGGCCGACAGCTGCTCAAGGGCAACGATCTGGAGGGGTTCCTGCGCTTCCGTCACGACGAGCTGGGGGACCTGGGCCGCATGGAACGGCAGAAGCTGGTGCTCGCCGAGGTGTTCCGCAAGCTGGCCCAGCCCAGCGTTCTGGCACAGCTGCCCCAACTGCTGCGGATCGCCGGCCAGGACATCAAGACCAACCTCTCACCCGTGGAACTGGGCAACCTCCTGGCGACGCTCCGCACCACCAAGCTGGCCACCACCCGGCTCTCAGGCCAGCCCTTCTGGCACGACGACGTGAGCTACTGGATGCCCGATCTCAACCCAAACCACGCGGCCTACGTGAGCCAGGAGCCACGGCCCTGA
- a CDS encoding DUF3134 domain-containing protein, whose amino-acid sequence MSILDTINPSLTRYRRDEPAPVLPLREEPDLLSWLEASGRLVADEEAAAPDVSTVEEEELSALMGEKEDYNQADEPAEENWED is encoded by the coding sequence ATGAGCATTCTCGATACCATCAATCCCTCATTGACACGCTATCGGCGCGATGAGCCAGCTCCGGTGCTGCCCTTGCGGGAAGAGCCCGATCTGCTCAGCTGGCTGGAGGCCAGCGGCCGGCTCGTGGCGGATGAGGAAGCCGCCGCTCCCGATGTGAGCACGGTGGAAGAGGAGGAACTCTCGGCGCTGATGGGCGAGAAGGAGGATTACAACCAGGCCGACGAGCCCGCCGAGGAGAACTGGGAAGACTGA